A genome region from Sphingobacteriaceae bacterium GW460-11-11-14-LB5 includes the following:
- a CDS encoding DNA-binding response regulator, whose product MIKCIAIDDQFSSLAGLQKYIEDTPNMRLVQQYTDPITALRELANSETVDVIFMDVEMPQISGLELAKAIRFRTRKLIFTTSHQEYAFDAFEAAGDAYLLKPYSYAKFATTITRLFGQEMTGGANEDYFLVKNKEEEHRAVMVKYEDIIAFESFHNYIKIHTVEKVIIAYLSLKDVREQLSIKKDFIQLHRGYIVAIDKILYVDGNRITLNNHISFTVGDIYYNEFKNFIAEKLIISSRKK is encoded by the coding sequence ATGATTAAGTGCATAGCCATAGACGACCAGTTTAGTTCCTTAGCGGGGCTACAAAAATATATTGAGGATACTCCAAACATGCGGCTCGTCCAGCAGTATACTGATCCAATTACGGCTTTAAGAGAGCTGGCCAACTCAGAAACGGTTGATGTAATTTTTATGGATGTGGAAATGCCCCAGATTTCTGGCCTGGAACTGGCCAAGGCCATCCGGTTTAGAACCAGAAAGCTCATTTTTACTACTTCGCACCAGGAATACGCTTTTGATGCTTTTGAAGCTGCAGGAGATGCTTATTTGCTTAAACCCTATAGCTATGCCAAATTTGCCACCACCATTACCCGGCTTTTTGGACAGGAAATGACAGGTGGAGCCAACGAAGATTATTTTCTGGTTAAAAACAAAGAAGAGGAACACCGTGCGGTGATGGTTAAATATGAAGATATTATTGCTTTTGAGAGTTTTCATAATTACATTAAAATACATACCGTAGAAAAAGTAATTATTGCTTACTTAAGCTTAAAAGATGTTCGGGAGCAGCTGAGTATTAAAAAAGATTTTATACAATTACACCGCGGTTATATTGTTGCCATTGATAAGATTTTGTATGTAGATGGCAACCGGATTACCCTGAATAACCACATTAGCTTTACCGTAGGCGATATTTATTATAATGAATTTAAAAATTTTATTGCTGAAAAGCTAATCATCAGTAGCCGTAAAAAATAA
- a CDS encoding LLM class flavin-dependent oxidoreductase: MADHLLKNVPYSVLDLATVLDGFTAADTFKTSLDLARQSEDLGYTRYWFAEHHNMAGVASSATAVLIGYVAGGTNRIRVGSGGIMLPNHAPLIVAEQFGTLASLYPNRIDLGLGRAPGTDQVTAVAIRGENFSAVHSFPRDIDKLQQLFSSDNNRASVRAIPGEGLDIPIWVLGSSTDSARLAAEKGLPYAFASHFAPAYFEQAISIYRNNFKPSVFLQEPYVMACVNVVAADTDEEAERLSSSVKRMFLGVITGKRELLKPAVDDINVYWDQLEKEAVEQMLYYSFIGSAKTITENLEAFVSKYGVNEIMSTSHIYDHQAKLHSNKIFAGLFS; encoded by the coding sequence ATGGCTGATCACTTATTAAAAAACGTACCTTATTCCGTTCTCGATCTTGCAACCGTTTTAGACGGTTTTACTGCAGCAGATACCTTTAAAACAAGCCTCGATTTAGCCAGGCAGTCTGAAGATTTGGGTTATACACGTTACTGGTTTGCCGAACACCATAACATGGCTGGTGTTGCCAGCTCGGCAACGGCGGTGCTTATTGGTTATGTTGCCGGTGGTACAAACCGTATTCGTGTAGGTTCGGGGGGTATTATGCTGCCCAATCATGCGCCATTAATTGTGGCCGAACAATTTGGAACATTGGCATCTCTTTACCCCAATCGAATCGATTTGGGTTTAGGCAGGGCACCTGGAACCGATCAGGTTACGGCGGTGGCCATCCGTGGTGAAAATTTTAGTGCTGTTCATAGTTTCCCCAGAGATATAGATAAATTACAGCAATTGTTTTCTTCAGATAATAATCGTGCGAGTGTAAGGGCCATTCCTGGTGAAGGATTGGATATTCCGATCTGGGTGCTGGGCTCGAGTACCGATAGTGCACGCTTGGCAGCAGAAAAAGGACTTCCGTATGCTTTTGCCAGTCATTTTGCCCCGGCCTATTTCGAACAGGCCATTTCCATTTATCGAAATAACTTTAAGCCATCTGTATTTTTACAGGAACCCTATGTAATGGCCTGTGTAAATGTGGTCGCTGCCGATACTGATGAAGAAGCAGAACGTTTATCAAGCTCTGTAAAACGTATGTTTTTAGGTGTTATTACAGGTAAAAGAGAATTGTTGAAACCTGCAGTCGATGATATTAATGTGTATTGGGACCAGTTGGAAAAAGAAGCGGTAGAACAAATGTTGTATTATTCATTTATCGGCAGTGCTAAAACGATCACCGAAAATTTAGAAGCTTTTGTATCGAAATACGGTGTAAACGAGATCATGAGTACCTCACATATTTACGATCATCAGGCAAAATTACATTCGAATAAAATTTTTGCAGGCTTGTTCAGTTAA
- a CDS encoding Xaa-Pro aminopeptidase, with the protein MTFVEKLQALRQLMAVQKVDAYIITAADPHISEYLPAHYKAIPFACGFTGSAGTLVITQYFAGLWTDSRYFTQAETQLSGTGYELVKLKVPHTPEYIDWLLQVLPKGAKVGFNHQLITVGLALEMQNSLAQRAIEITDVDFISTIWLDRVGLPVEKAFLIGEEAAGLSISAKINEVRAALKINGADYHFISSLDDIAWLFNLRGKDVDYNPVTLSFALIAPAEVKLFIDKQKLSQTDIDTLNQQGITLHPYHVVADALKNLPKNAQIFIDPKRTCFGLYQCLPGGSKIISGINPSTHLKSLKNNTEVSHIRKAMLNDGIALTKFFKWMEDHLGKEKITEWSAADKLATFRAEQTSFVGLSFNTIAGYNANGALPHYSVTAESNQEILADGLFLVDSGGQYLYGTTDITRVMPIGNCSPTQADDYTLVLKGLIEGSKLIFPEGTKGYQIDAICRKPLWEHAINFGHGTGHGIGFFLNVHEGPQNISPANVDVAFKPGMVTSIEPGIYRPGKHGVRIENLVLCIPQGNSEFGDFLTFETLTLCFIDTTIINKTLLAPDQIAWLNQYNQMVLDQLQPLLSTEEVAWLKEKCKAV; encoded by the coding sequence ATGACCTTTGTAGAAAAATTGCAGGCCTTACGCCAATTAATGGCTGTACAAAAAGTAGATGCTTATATCATTACCGCGGCAGATCCTCATATTAGTGAATATTTACCCGCGCATTATAAGGCTATTCCTTTTGCCTGCGGATTTACAGGGTCAGCCGGAACGCTGGTCATTACTCAGTATTTTGCAGGGCTGTGGACTGACTCGCGATATTTTACACAGGCTGAAACGCAACTGAGCGGTACCGGTTACGAACTGGTAAAGTTGAAAGTGCCTCATACACCCGAGTACATCGATTGGTTGCTCCAGGTTTTACCAAAGGGTGCAAAAGTAGGTTTTAACCATCAACTCATTACGGTTGGCTTAGCCCTCGAGATGCAGAATAGTTTGGCCCAGCGTGCAATTGAGATTACTGACGTTGATTTTATCAGCACGATTTGGCTCGATAGGGTAGGGTTACCCGTAGAAAAGGCCTTTTTAATTGGCGAAGAAGCTGCGGGGCTTAGCATTTCGGCTAAAATAAACGAGGTAAGGGCTGCTTTAAAAATAAATGGGGCAGATTATCATTTCATTTCATCGCTTGACGACATTGCCTGGCTTTTTAACCTCAGGGGAAAAGATGTAGATTATAATCCGGTAACTTTAAGTTTTGCACTTATTGCACCTGCTGAGGTGAAACTCTTTATCGACAAGCAGAAATTATCACAAACAGATATCGATACTTTAAATCAACAAGGTATAACTTTGCACCCTTACCATGTGGTGGCTGATGCATTAAAAAACCTCCCAAAAAATGCACAGATTTTTATCGATCCAAAACGTACCTGTTTCGGCTTGTATCAGTGCTTGCCAGGTGGTTCTAAAATCATTTCAGGCATTAACCCAAGTACACATTTAAAAAGCCTAAAAAATAATACAGAAGTTAGTCATATTCGTAAAGCGATGTTAAACGATGGCATAGCGCTAACGAAATTCTTTAAATGGATGGAAGATCATTTGGGGAAAGAAAAGATTACAGAATGGTCTGCAGCAGATAAACTGGCCACGTTTAGGGCCGAGCAGACATCTTTCGTTGGTTTAAGTTTCAATACGATTGCTGGCTATAATGCCAATGGTGCATTGCCGCATTATAGTGTAACAGCAGAAAGCAATCAGGAAATTTTAGCTGATGGTTTGTTTCTTGTCGATTCCGGGGGCCAGTATTTGTATGGTACAACCGATATCACCAGGGTAATGCCCATTGGTAATTGTTCACCAACCCAGGCCGATGATTATACTTTGGTGTTAAAAGGCCTGATAGAAGGTTCAAAACTGATTTTTCCGGAAGGTACCAAGGGTTATCAAATCGATGCTATTTGTAGGAAACCATTGTGGGAGCACGCCATAAATTTTGGTCATGGGACTGGTCACGGTATTGGTTTTTTTCTGAATGTACACGAAGGACCTCAGAATATTAGCCCGGCTAATGTAGATGTTGCCTTTAAGCCAGGTATGGTAACCTCCATCGAACCGGGGATTTATCGTCCTGGAAAACATGGTGTGCGTATCGAAAACCTGGTTTTATGTATCCCTCAGGGCAATAGTGAATTTGGTGACTTTCTCACTTTCGAAACCTTAACCTTATGTTTTATCGATACCACAATCATCAATAAAACACTTTTGGCGCCAGATCAGATCGCCTGGTTAAATCAGTATAATCAAATGGTACTTGATCAGCTACAGCCACTTCTTTCAACAGAAGAGGTAGCATGGTTAAAAGAGAAATGTAAAGCAGTTTAA
- a CDS encoding Xaa-Pro aminopeptidase — MFEKKVYLQRRAALKSKINSGILLFLGNEESPMNYKDNTYHFRQDSTFLYYFGISDPSLGAIIDLDEDQVILFGDEMGIDDIVWMGRKKTLEEKSLDAGLTKVLPLAQLDTYLQQYQEKKRQVHFLPPYRSENKIKLANWLNLPIDQLKEKASLSFIKAVVAQRSIKSVEEIEELDRAAAISADIHLMVMQQAKPGMYERELAAKIQGAALASGGHLAYPVILTVQGEILHNHYHGNQLKEGQLVLNDSGVETALGYAGDLTRTFPVGKKFSAEQKDVYDIVLNAYTHGKNMLAPGVRYLDVHLASCKILAQGLKDIGLMKGNIDDAVQAGAHAMFFQCGTGHMMGLDVHDMEDLGEQHVGYTDELTKNTTQFGLKSLRLGKALEAGYVLTVEPGVYIIPELIDRWKAASQFTEFINYDKLEQFRNFSGIRVEDDFLVTENGSRMLGKHLALTTDEVESIRSGAY; from the coding sequence ATGTTTGAAAAGAAAGTTTACCTCCAACGAAGAGCAGCGTTAAAATCAAAGATAAATTCGGGAATATTACTCTTTTTGGGTAATGAAGAAAGTCCGATGAATTATAAGGACAATACCTACCATTTTAGGCAGGATAGTACCTTTTTATATTATTTTGGGATTAGTGATCCGTCATTGGGCGCCATTATCGACCTTGATGAAGACCAGGTCATCCTTTTCGGTGATGAAATGGGAATTGATGATATCGTGTGGATGGGCAGAAAGAAAACACTTGAAGAAAAAAGTTTGGATGCCGGCTTGACAAAAGTGCTGCCTTTAGCACAGCTGGATACTTATCTTCAGCAATATCAGGAGAAAAAGCGTCAGGTTCATTTCTTACCGCCTTACCGTTCAGAAAATAAAATTAAACTGGCCAATTGGCTTAATCTCCCTATTGATCAGCTTAAAGAAAAAGCATCACTTAGTTTTATTAAAGCGGTAGTGGCACAGCGATCGATCAAATCGGTGGAAGAAATTGAAGAGTTAGACCGTGCTGCAGCAATATCAGCCGATATTCATTTAATGGTGATGCAGCAGGCAAAACCGGGCATGTACGAACGCGAACTTGCCGCCAAAATTCAAGGAGCGGCATTGGCTTCAGGTGGTCATCTGGCCTATCCGGTTATCCTGACCGTTCAGGGTGAAATTCTCCACAACCATTATCACGGTAATCAGCTAAAGGAAGGTCAGCTGGTTTTAAACGACTCGGGCGTAGAAACAGCTCTAGGTTATGCAGGCGATCTTACGCGTACCTTTCCGGTAGGCAAAAAATTCAGTGCTGAGCAAAAAGATGTGTATGATATTGTATTGAATGCTTATACCCATGGCAAAAACATGTTGGCGCCCGGTGTAAGATATTTAGATGTGCATCTGGCTTCGTGTAAAATACTGGCGCAGGGCTTGAAAGATATAGGCCTGATGAAAGGTAATATTGATGATGCTGTGCAGGCTGGTGCGCATGCGATGTTTTTTCAATGTGGAACAGGCCACATGATGGGCTTAGATGTACACGATATGGAAGATTTAGGCGAGCAACATGTAGGTTATACAGATGAACTGACTAAAAATACCACACAGTTCGGATTAAAATCGTTAAGGCTGGGTAAAGCACTCGAAGCTGGTTATGTGTTAACGGTAGAGCCCGGTGTTTATATTATTCCCGAACTAATAGACCGTTGGAAAGCAGCCAGCCAGTTTACCGAATTCATTAATTACGATAAACTGGAGCAGTTCAGAAACTTTAGCGGCATTAGGGTTGAAGACGATTTTTTGGTTACCGAAAACGGAAGCCGGATGTTGGGTAAACACTTGGCTTTAACCACAGATGAAGTTGAATCGATTAGAAGCGGGGCCTACTAG
- a CDS encoding peptidase M1 — protein MKKLPFLSLLFLAFSTMLFAQSPKKVYTLADTLRGSLNAERTWWDVQRYELSVKPDYNDKSITGSNKIVYKVMRSHNGRTRMQIDLQEPLLIDSVVYNEKARLKFEHVGSVWYVHVPAQKLSALNNVHIFYHGKVHQAKRAPWDGGFIFTTDSLSRPWMTVACQGLGASVWYPNKDHQSDEPNLGASLTMTVPDTLVAVGNGRLVFKKNNHDGTVTYQYNVKNPISNYCIIPYIGKYVNFKEKYAGEKGALDVNYWVLDYNYPKAKNYMPDQVHKMMKSMEHWFGPYPFYEDGYQLIDASHTGMEHQSAVSYGNSYKFGYRGRDMSGNGWGLKWDFIIIHESGHEWFGNNITTKDLADMWVHESFTNYSETLFVDYIFGNKAGNEYNFGIRRDIRNDSPVIPPYGVNAQGSGDMYPKGGNMLHAIRHSLNNDELFRSILRGLNQTFYHQTVTTAQIENYISKKAGYNFSKVFDQYLRTVQVPAFEYYLKDGKAFYRYSNCVKGFNLPLSLKKEGVKTLKIIPSQNWQQVVLAKDQDVLFAKADIELMYYLLVKNIK, from the coding sequence ATGAAAAAACTACCCTTCCTAAGCCTACTCTTCTTAGCGTTTAGCACCATGCTTTTTGCACAGTCGCCAAAAAAGGTTTACACTTTGGCCGATACGTTAAGGGGAAGCTTAAATGCCGAGCGTACCTGGTGGGATGTACAGCGTTACGAACTTTCTGTTAAACCCGATTATAATGATAAAAGTATAACAGGATCGAATAAAATCGTATACAAAGTAATGCGCAGCCACAATGGTCGTACGCGCATGCAGATCGATTTGCAGGAGCCATTGCTTATTGATAGTGTTGTATACAACGAAAAGGCGAGGTTGAAATTCGAACATGTGGGCAGTGTTTGGTATGTACATGTTCCGGCGCAAAAGTTATCCGCACTAAATAATGTCCATATTTTTTACCACGGAAAGGTACACCAGGCAAAAAGAGCCCCTTGGGATGGTGGTTTTATCTTCACCACCGATTCGCTTTCGCGTCCGTGGATGACTGTGGCCTGCCAGGGGTTAGGAGCTTCAGTGTGGTATCCAAATAAAGACCATCAAAGCGACGAACCTAATCTGGGCGCATCATTAACCATGACGGTTCCCGATACATTAGTAGCGGTAGGGAATGGGCGACTGGTATTCAAGAAAAACAACCACGATGGTACGGTAACTTACCAGTACAATGTTAAAAATCCGATCAGTAATTATTGCATTATCCCTTACATAGGCAAGTATGTTAATTTTAAGGAGAAATATGCAGGCGAAAAGGGTGCACTCGATGTGAATTATTGGGTACTTGATTACAATTATCCAAAAGCAAAAAACTATATGCCCGATCAGGTTCATAAAATGATGAAGAGTATGGAGCATTGGTTTGGCCCTTATCCTTTTTATGAAGATGGTTATCAGCTCATCGATGCCTCGCATACGGGAATGGAGCATCAATCGGCAGTTTCATATGGCAATTCTTATAAATTTGGTTACAGGGGCAGAGATATGTCTGGCAACGGTTGGGGCTTGAAATGGGATTTTATCATTATTCACGAAAGTGGTCACGAATGGTTTGGCAATAACATTACCACCAAAGATCTGGCCGATATGTGGGTGCACGAAAGTTTTACCAATTATAGCGAAACCCTTTTTGTTGATTATATTTTTGGAAATAAAGCCGGAAACGAATACAATTTCGGCATCAGGAGAGATATCAGAAACGACAGTCCGGTTATCCCTCCTTATGGTGTAAATGCGCAGGGCAGTGGCGATATGTATCCAAAAGGAGGAAATATGTTACATGCCATCAGGCACAGTTTAAATAACGACGAGCTTTTTAGGTCTATTTTGCGTGGACTCAACCAAACCTTTTACCATCAAACGGTAACAACTGCCCAGATCGAAAATTATATTTCTAAAAAAGCAGGTTACAATTTTTCAAAGGTTTTTGATCAGTACCTGCGTACAGTGCAGGTTCCTGCATTCGAATACTACCTGAAAGATGGTAAAGCTTTTTACCGTTACAGCAATTGTGTTAAAGGTTTCAACCTGCCCTTAAGCCTGAAAAAAGAGGGGGTAAAAACACTGAAAATTATTCCTTCACAAAACTGGCAACAGGTGGTATTGGCTAAAGATCAGGATGTTTTATTTGCAAAAGCCGATATCGAATTGATGTATTACCTGCTGGTGAAAAACATAAAATAA
- a CDS encoding dihydrodipicolinate synthase family protein, which yields MSIKWTGVFPAVTTKFTANDELDFPAFDLNIEAQLEAGAEGIILGGTLGEASVLSDDEKIEILKHTLEIVNGRVPVLLNIAEPTTKKAIAAAQKAEEAGAQGLMLLPPMRYLADSDETLDYLTEVAKSTKLPIMIYNNPVDYKIEVTLDMFEELAKYPNIQAIKESTRDISNVTRLINRFGDRFAIFTGVDPIAMESIVMGCVGWVAGLVCAFPKETVAIFRLVKENRTAEALKIHRWFLPILELDTHPKLVQYIKLAEVGTGIGTERTRAPRLALKGAERERVLKIINDGLATRPELPAGSWGI from the coding sequence ATGAGTATCAAATGGACTGGGGTTTTCCCTGCTGTGACTACAAAATTTACAGCAAACGATGAGTTAGATTTTCCGGCTTTCGATTTAAATATCGAAGCGCAATTAGAGGCAGGAGCAGAAGGTATTATCCTGGGCGGTACCTTAGGTGAGGCAAGTGTTTTAAGTGATGACGAGAAAATCGAAATTTTAAAGCATACTTTAGAAATTGTAAATGGTCGTGTTCCTGTTTTGTTAAACATTGCAGAGCCTACAACCAAAAAAGCTATTGCTGCTGCTCAAAAAGCCGAAGAAGCGGGTGCACAAGGTTTAATGTTATTACCTCCAATGCGTTATTTAGCTGATTCTGATGAAACGCTTGACTATTTAACAGAAGTGGCCAAAAGCACCAAATTACCAATCATGATTTATAACAACCCTGTTGATTATAAAATCGAGGTAACTTTAGATATGTTCGAAGAGTTGGCTAAATATCCTAACATACAGGCAATTAAAGAAAGCACAAGAGATATTTCAAATGTAACCCGTTTGATTAACCGTTTTGGCGATCGCTTTGCCATTTTCACTGGTGTTGATCCAATTGCGATGGAAAGTATTGTAATGGGCTGCGTGGGTTGGGTTGCCGGTTTAGTTTGTGCTTTCCCGAAAGAAACTGTAGCCATTTTCCGCCTGGTAAAAGAAAACAGAACTGCCGAAGCTTTAAAAATCCACCGTTGGTTTTTGCCGATTTTAGAATTAGATACACACCCTAAACTGGTTCAGTATATTAAATTAGCTGAAGTAGGTACTGGTATCGGAACAGAAAGAACCAGAGCGCCACGTTTGGCTTTAAAAGGTGCAGAACGCGAAAGGGTGTTGAAAATAATTAACGATGGTTTAGCCACCAGACCAGAATTGCCAGCAGGTAGTTGGGGGATATAG
- a CDS encoding aldehyde dehydrogenase (NADP(+)) — MNGQNIVASTYIEVNERSLKAVNPATGLTLDGDFFKASERLVDDALTSATLAFQSYRNLNKDLKAAFLNAIADEIANLGEELVNRASAESGLPLGRLQGELGRTTGQLRLFANLVAEGSWVDAIIDTALPERQPLPRPDIRRMLIPIGPVVVFGASNFPLAFSVAGGDTASALASGCPVVVKAHPAHYGTSALVGGAIIKAAEKTGMPKGVFSLLYDDGYTIGAGLVQHPLTKAVTFTGSFKGGMALINLAQQREQPIPVFAEMGSINPVIFLPKAIENQAEELAKKYAASITLGAGQFCTNPGLLLAVQSPALESFKAALKEAISTIPSATMLTEGIASNYGKLSAEVVNEGGVALLSASTVKNTELQNQSEAKIAQVSAADFIKNPKLREEIFGPYSLLVVAQDIAELEKAIDVLEGQLTVTLMAEKQELQGYQTLVNKLTDKTGRIILNGVPTGVEVCAAMQHGGPFPATNDSRFTSVGSTAINRFARPLAYQDWEQELLPDELKDGNPLGIFRTINQKLTKSHE; from the coding sequence ATGAACGGACAAAATATTGTAGCCAGTACCTATATAGAAGTTAATGAAAGAAGCCTTAAAGCTGTTAATCCCGCAACGGGATTAACGCTTGATGGTGATTTTTTTAAAGCAAGCGAGCGCCTTGTTGATGATGCCTTAACATCAGCAACATTGGCTTTCCAAAGCTATAGAAACCTAAACAAAGACCTTAAAGCTGCTTTTTTAAATGCCATTGCCGATGAAATTGCCAACCTTGGTGAAGAACTGGTAAACAGGGCTTCAGCAGAAAGTGGTTTGCCATTAGGCCGTTTACAAGGAGAGTTGGGCAGGACTACTGGTCAGTTAAGGTTATTTGCCAATCTGGTTGCCGAAGGCTCCTGGGTTGATGCAATTATTGACACTGCACTGCCTGAAAGACAGCCTTTGCCACGACCTGATATTAGGCGAATGTTAATCCCAATCGGGCCGGTAGTGGTTTTTGGTGCGAGTAATTTTCCGCTTGCTTTTTCAGTGGCAGGTGGCGATACCGCATCGGCACTAGCTTCAGGTTGCCCGGTGGTTGTTAAAGCACACCCTGCACATTATGGAACCAGTGCTTTGGTCGGTGGTGCCATTATTAAAGCTGCCGAAAAAACGGGAATGCCTAAAGGGGTTTTCTCTTTATTGTATGATGATGGTTATACAATCGGTGCGGGTTTGGTTCAGCATCCCTTAACTAAAGCGGTAACTTTTACAGGTTCGTTTAAAGGAGGAATGGCCTTAATTAATCTGGCGCAACAGCGTGAGCAACCTATTCCGGTTTTTGCCGAAATGGGAAGCATTAATCCGGTAATTTTTCTTCCAAAAGCCATCGAAAATCAGGCAGAAGAGCTGGCTAAAAAATATGCTGCATCAATTACTTTGGGCGCTGGTCAGTTTTGTACCAACCCGGGTTTACTGTTAGCGGTTCAATCACCGGCATTGGAAAGTTTTAAAGCCGCTTTAAAAGAAGCTATTTCCACTATTCCATCGGCAACCATGCTTACCGAAGGTATTGCCAGCAATTATGGTAAACTTTCTGCTGAGGTGGTAAATGAAGGTGGCGTTGCGCTTTTATCGGCATCGACAGTGAAAAATACTGAACTTCAAAACCAATCAGAGGCGAAAATTGCCCAGGTGAGTGCAGCCGATTTTATCAAAAATCCAAAACTTCGTGAGGAAATTTTCGGTCCATATTCACTGCTCGTTGTCGCTCAGGATATTGCTGAACTTGAAAAAGCCATTGATGTGTTGGAAGGACAGCTTACGGTAACCCTAATGGCCGAAAAACAGGAGCTTCAGGGCTACCAAACTTTAGTGAATAAGCTGACTGATAAAACAGGAAGAATTATCCTAAATGGGGTGCCTACAGGTGTAGAAGTTTGTGCGGCTATGCAACATGGCGGACCATTTCCTGCAACTAACGATAGCCGTTTTACATCGGTTGGTTCTACTGCAATCAATCGTTTTGCAAGACCATTGGCTTATCAGGATTGGGAACAGGAATTATTGCCAGATGAATTGAAAGATGGAAATCCATTGGGTATTTTCAGAACGATAAATCAAAAATTAACGAAATCTCATGAGTAA
- a CDS encoding hydroxyproline-2-epimerase — protein sequence MSKTFFCVDAHTCGNPVRLVAGGGPELIGSNMSEKRQHFLKEFDWIRTGLMFEPRGHDMMSGSILYPPHDPANDVAVLFIETSGCLPMCGHGTIGTITIAIEEGLIQPKIPGVIRMEAPAGLVLIEYKQEGKKVKSVKLKNVASYLAAENLSVECPDLGTLTFDVAYGGNFYAIVDPQENFPGLENYTASQLITWSQTIRKRINEQYTFVHPLDPTINGCSHVLWTGKTIDPTSTARNAVFYGDKAIDRSPCGTGTSARLAQWYAKGKLKQGEDFIHESFIGSKFIGRVEEVVDLNGIKAIIPSVEGWAKIYGYNTIKIDAEDDPYAHGFQVI from the coding sequence ATGAGTAAAACCTTTTTTTGTGTAGATGCACATACCTGCGGGAACCCGGTTAGGCTGGTTGCAGGTGGCGGCCCTGAGCTTATTGGCTCAAACATGAGCGAAAAACGCCAGCATTTTTTGAAAGAATTCGACTGGATTAGGACAGGTTTAATGTTCGAGCCACGCGGCCATGACATGATGTCGGGCAGTATTCTTTATCCACCCCACGATCCCGCAAATGATGTCGCTGTACTTTTCATCGAAACCAGTGGCTGCCTGCCGATGTGCGGTCACGGTACCATTGGCACCATTACCATCGCTATAGAAGAAGGATTGATTCAACCCAAAATACCCGGAGTAATCAGAATGGAAGCTCCGGCCGGATTGGTCTTAATTGAATATAAGCAGGAAGGTAAAAAGGTTAAATCGGTTAAGCTGAAAAACGTAGCATCCTATCTGGCCGCCGAAAATTTATCGGTAGAATGCCCTGATTTGGGTACGCTTACTTTTGACGTAGCCTATGGCGGTAACTTTTACGCCATTGTAGACCCGCAGGAAAATTTTCCGGGACTGGAAAATTATACCGCTTCGCAACTGATTACCTGGAGTCAAACGATTAGAAAACGCATTAATGAACAATATACTTTTGTACATCCTTTAGATCCGACGATAAATGGCTGTAGCCATGTATTGTGGACAGGAAAAACAATCGACCCTACATCAACCGCCAGGAATGCTGTTTTTTATGGCGATAAAGCCATCGATCGGTCGCCATGTGGAACGGGTACTTCAGCCCGTTTGGCGCAATGGTACGCAAAAGGAAAATTAAAACAGGGAGAGGATTTTATCCACGAAAGTTTTATTGGCAGCAAGTTTATCGGAAGAGTGGAAGAAGTTGTAGACCTGAACGGAATAAAAGCCATTATACCAAGTGTAGAAGGTTGGGCAAAAATTTATGGTTACAATACCATTAAAATAGATGCCGAAGATGATCCATATGCACATGGATTCCAGGTGATTTAG